The following proteins are co-located in the Rhea pennata isolate bPtePen1 chromosome 2, bPtePen1.pri, whole genome shotgun sequence genome:
- the TMEM158 gene encoding transmembrane protein 158, which translates to MLPLLLPALLAACLPPCQGWSPAAAASGQEEQEQELFLPPVNSSSRSLASLEMDLEGATSKEEGGTASPGTPAAPSQEPSPSAPTSSGQQQQRPQPQGQPQPAEDPHCNISVQRQMLSSLLVRWSRPLGIQCDLLLFSTNSHGRAFFSAAFHRVGPPLLIEHLGLAAGGAQQDLRLCVGCSWVRGRRVGRLRGAAPQAAAAASSLTYPPAAEPGQYWLQGEPLNFCCLDFSLEELKGEPGWRMNRKPIESTLVACFMTLVIIVWSVAALIWPVPIIAGFLPNGMEQRRSTAASAAAAAAK; encoded by the coding sequence ATGCTGCCGCTGCTCCTCCCGGCACTGCTGGCCGCCTGCCTGCCACCCTGCCAGGGCtggagccccgcggcggctgccagcgggcaggaggagcaggagcaagAGCTCTTCTTGCCCCCTGTCAACTCCTCCTCCCGCTCCTTGGCCAGCCTCGAGATGGACCTCGAAGGGGCAACAAGCAAGGAGGAAGGCGGCACCGCCAGCCCGGGCACGCCGGCTGCCCCTAGCCAAGAGCCTTCCCCCTCCGCTCCCACCTCCTCCGGGCAGCAACAGCAGCGGCCCCAGCCGCAGGGGCAGCCGCAGCCCGCCGAGGACCCGCACTGCAATATCAGCGTGCAGCGGCAGATGCTGAGCTCGCTGCTGGTGCGCTGGAGCCGCCCGCTGGGTATCCAGTGCGACCTCCTGCTCTTCTCCACCAACAGCCACGGGCGGGCCTTCTTCTCCGCCGCCTTCCACCGCGTGGGGCCGCCGCTGCTCATCGAGCACCTGGGGctggcggccggcggcgcccagCAGGACTTGCGCCTCTGCgtgggctgcagctgggtgcGGGGCAGGCGGGTCGGGCGCCTCCGGGGCGCCGCACCCcaggctgccgccgccgcctcctcgctCACCTACCCGCCGGCGGCGGAGCCCGGCCAGTACTGGCTGCAAGGGGAGCCGCTGAATTTCTGCTGCCTGGATTTCAGCCTGGAGGAGCTGAAGGGCGAGCCGGGCTGGCGGATGAACCGCAAGCCCATCGAGTCCACCCTGGTGGCGTGTTTCATGACTCTGGTCATCATTGTGTGGAGCGTGGCCGCCCTCATCTGGCCGGTGCCCATCATCGCCGGCTTCCTGCCCAACGGCATGGAGCAGCGCAGGAgcaccgccgcctccgccgccgccgccgccgccaagtAG